The following are from one region of the Natronocella acetinitrilica genome:
- a CDS encoding DUF4197 domain-containing protein — translation MTNGRLRLLPILLLGLLLTGCALLETLESDRSSGADNDESRIAAGLREALRVGTERTVERTNQTDGYLGNELIRIALPDQLQSAQSQLRRIGMSRQVDELEVAMNRAAELAAAEAVEVFGGSISRMRPADVYAVFNGGPDAATQYLQADSEETLRERYRPIVASRLETVQGYDLYREIASNWNRIPLVQPLEVDLDRYVTERALDGLFTVLAEEEQRIREDPVARTTAILRDVFGG, via the coding sequence ATGACCAACGGACGACTTCGGCTACTGCCCATCCTCCTGCTCGGCCTTCTGTTAACCGGCTGCGCCCTGCTCGAGACCCTGGAATCGGATCGTAGCAGCGGTGCCGACAACGATGAATCCCGCATCGCCGCCGGCTTGCGAGAGGCACTGCGCGTGGGCACGGAGCGGACCGTAGAGCGCACCAACCAGACCGATGGCTACCTCGGCAACGAACTGATCCGCATTGCGCTGCCGGATCAACTTCAATCGGCACAGAGCCAGTTGCGGCGCATCGGCATGAGCCGTCAGGTGGATGAGCTGGAAGTTGCCATGAACCGCGCCGCGGAGCTGGCAGCGGCCGAGGCGGTGGAAGTTTTTGGTGGCTCGATTTCGCGGATGCGCCCGGCGGACGTCTACGCCGTGTTCAATGGCGGCCCTGACGCAGCCACCCAGTACCTGCAGGCGGATTCCGAGGAAACCTTGCGGGAGCGCTACCGCCCCATCGTCGCCAGTCGCCTTGAAACCGTTCAGGGCTACGACCTGTACCGCGAAATCGCCAGCAACTGGAATCGTATCCCGCTGGTGCAACCCCTGGAGGTGGATCTGGACCGCTATGTGACCGAACGGGCACTGGACGGACTCTTCACCGTGCTGGCGGAGGAGGAGCAGCGCATTCGTGAGGATCCGGTTGCGCGCACCACTGCCATCCTCCGCGACGTGTTCGGGGGCTGA
- a CDS encoding DUF502 domain-containing protein, whose protein sequence is MRYFSKIFLKGLAAVLPVTITLYLIFWLADLAESFFGALIGTVLPIYFPGLGILLAIATVFGIGFLLQAYLVQRIFQWGERVLQSIPLVKTIYSSVQDLMDFVSRSSAGNANQVVMVQVNVGDTKARLLGFVTREDFENLPEGMANQGDIAVYMPMSYQIGGYTLILPRESVQAIDMPMDEAMRFAVTAGMSTTAAKSAMQNPVSEKKHR, encoded by the coding sequence ATGCGCTATTTCAGCAAGATCTTCCTGAAAGGGCTGGCGGCCGTCCTCCCCGTCACCATTACCCTGTACCTGATCTTCTGGCTGGCGGACCTGGCGGAATCGTTCTTTGGCGCCCTGATCGGCACCGTGCTGCCGATCTACTTCCCGGGGCTCGGTATCCTGCTGGCCATCGCCACCGTTTTCGGTATCGGGTTCCTGCTTCAGGCGTACCTGGTGCAGCGCATCTTCCAGTGGGGCGAGCGGGTGCTGCAGAGCATTCCACTGGTGAAAACCATCTACTCTTCCGTACAGGACCTGATGGACTTCGTGTCCCGCTCCAGCGCCGGCAACGCCAACCAGGTGGTCATGGTGCAGGTCAATGTCGGCGACACCAAGGCACGACTGCTTGGCTTCGTGACCCGGGAAGACTTCGAGAATCTGCCGGAGGGCATGGCAAACCAGGGTGACATCGCGGTTTATATGCCCATGAGCTACCAGATCGGTGGATACACCTTGATTCTACCCCGCGAATCCGTGCAAGCCATTGATATGCCAATGGATGAGGCCATGCGATTCGCCGTCACGGCGGGGATGTCCACTACCGCAGCAAAGTCCGCAATGCAAAACCCAGTTTCAGAAAAAAAGCATCGTTGA
- the dprA gene encoding DNA-processing protein DprA: MSDLHHRLALWRLPAIGPRAYSRLLETFGSARAALGASASAWQRLDLDQRSIDALGEPDWAGADADVAWLESSPLHHILQPGDPSYPEQLEVLPAVPPLLFVTGDPDILRLPQVAVIGSRRPTSGGRDTASAFSAHLAKAGLVITSGLALGVDSAAHAAAVDANGLTIAVAGTGPDRVYPPRNRDLARRIVDTGGAVVSEFPTGMGARRENFPRRNRIISGLALGTLVVEAGLRSGSLITARYALEQGREVFAIPGSIHNPLAKGCHALIREGQAKLVEQAGEILEELLPHLHLPETQRQQTGPEAAHEEQVDSEHTQVLEALGHDPITIDTLHRRTGLTPAVLSSILLIMELQGQVETLPGGRYARAG, encoded by the coding sequence ATGAGCGACCTACATCACCGTCTTGCCCTCTGGCGTCTCCCGGCCATCGGGCCACGCGCCTACAGTCGGCTACTGGAAACCTTCGGCAGCGCGCGCGCTGCCCTGGGTGCGAGTGCCTCGGCCTGGCAGCGCCTCGACCTGGACCAGCGCAGCATCGACGCCCTGGGGGAGCCGGACTGGGCGGGAGCGGACGCTGATGTCGCCTGGCTTGAATCCTCGCCCCTGCACCATATCCTGCAGCCCGGTGACCCGAGCTACCCGGAACAGCTTGAAGTCCTGCCTGCCGTTCCGCCGCTGCTCTTCGTAACCGGCGACCCCGATATACTCCGACTGCCCCAGGTGGCGGTTATCGGCAGCCGCCGACCGACCAGCGGTGGCCGCGACACCGCAAGCGCCTTCTCCGCTCACCTGGCCAAGGCAGGGCTGGTGATCACCAGCGGACTCGCCCTGGGCGTGGACAGCGCGGCCCATGCCGCCGCCGTGGATGCGAACGGGCTCACCATAGCAGTCGCCGGCACGGGACCAGACCGGGTGTATCCACCACGCAATCGGGATCTGGCCCGCCGCATCGTTGATACCGGCGGCGCCGTGGTCAGTGAATTCCCCACCGGCATGGGTGCCCGACGGGAAAACTTTCCGCGCCGCAATCGCATCATCAGTGGGCTGGCCCTTGGCACCCTGGTGGTCGAGGCCGGCCTGCGCAGCGGCTCGCTCATCACCGCCCGCTACGCACTGGAGCAGGGCCGTGAAGTGTTCGCCATTCCCGGCTCCATTCACAACCCGTTGGCCAAGGGTTGTCACGCGCTGATTCGCGAAGGTCAGGCCAAGTTGGTGGAACAGGCCGGAGAAATCCTCGAAGAACTCCTGCCCCATCTGCACCTGCCGGAGACGCAACGACAACAGACAGGCCCGGAGGCGGCGCACGAGGAGCAGGTGGATTCGGAGCATACCCAGGTGCTTGAAGCACTGGGCCATGACCCCATTACCATCGATACGCTGCACCGCCGCACTGGATTGACGCCTGCAGTGCTTTCCTCCATTCTGCTGATTATGGAGCTGCAGGGTCAGGTCGAAACCCTGCCGGGAGGGCGGTATGCGCGGGCTGGTTAG
- the hemF gene encoding oxygen-dependent coproporphyrinogen oxidase gives MTDVNPDAVRDYLLDLQDRLCGALEAEDGKARFINDPWERDEGGGGRSRIMRDGLVFEQAGIGFSHVLGETLPAAATERRPELAGRRWQAMGVSLVIHPLNPYAPTSHANIRFFVAERPDADPMWWFGGGFDLTPYYGFDDDAIHWHSTAAAACAPFGDDVYPRYKAWCDEYFHLPHRNEQRGIGGIFYDDLDAWGFERCFAFMRSVGDHFEPAYLPIVQARHRTPYAERERQWQLYRRGRYVEFNLLWDRGTKFGIQSGGRTESILMSLPPLARWEYGHTAEPGSPEAALLERYLKPRDWIGVLD, from the coding sequence ATGACCGATGTGAACCCGGATGCCGTACGAGACTATCTGCTGGATCTGCAGGATCGTCTCTGCGGTGCGCTGGAAGCCGAAGACGGCAAGGCGCGCTTCATCAATGACCCCTGGGAGCGTGACGAGGGGGGAGGCGGACGCTCGCGAATCATGCGCGATGGCCTGGTCTTCGAGCAGGCCGGAATCGGCTTTTCACATGTGCTTGGCGAGACGCTGCCTGCCGCCGCCACGGAGCGCCGCCCGGAACTTGCCGGCAGACGCTGGCAGGCCATGGGCGTGTCGCTGGTGATCCACCCGCTGAACCCCTACGCCCCCACATCCCATGCCAACATCCGCTTCTTCGTCGCCGAGCGGCCCGATGCCGACCCCATGTGGTGGTTCGGCGGCGGCTTCGATCTGACCCCCTATTACGGCTTCGACGACGATGCCATCCACTGGCACAGCACCGCCGCTGCGGCCTGCGCCCCCTTCGGCGACGACGTCTACCCCCGCTACAAGGCCTGGTGCGACGAGTACTTTCATCTCCCCCATCGTAATGAGCAGCGCGGTATCGGCGGCATCTTCTACGACGACCTGGATGCCTGGGGCTTCGAGCGCTGCTTTGCCTTCATGCGCTCCGTTGGTGATCACTTCGAACCGGCCTACCTGCCCATCGTGCAGGCCCGCCACCGCACACCCTACGCCGAGCGGGAACGGCAGTGGCAACTGTATCGACGGGGACGCTACGTGGAATTCAACCTGCTCTGGGACCGGGGCACCAAGTTCGGCATCCAGTCCGGTGGCCGCACCGAATCCATCCTGATGAGTCTGCCACCACTGGCGCGCTGGGAATACGGTCACACGGCGGAGCCAGGTAGCCCTGAGGCCGCCCTGCTGGAGCGTTACCTCAAGCCGCGGGACTGGATCGGCGTTCTGGACTGA
- a CDS encoding DUF494 family protein, with the protein MKENVFDVLMYLFENYIYDDEPQPDRESLESELFEAGFQQLEIRKAFTWLDDLARSRELPTTAIDNSQAIRVFTDEEQSKIDTDTQGFLLYLEQAGVVTATSRELIIDRLMALDDEEIDPDLVRWVTLMVLYNQPGQEEAYAWMENLLFDSPVHLVH; encoded by the coding sequence ATGAAAGAGAATGTGTTCGACGTCTTGATGTATCTGTTCGAGAACTATATCTACGACGACGAACCGCAGCCGGACCGGGAATCCCTGGAATCGGAACTGTTTGAAGCTGGCTTCCAGCAACTCGAGATTCGCAAGGCTTTCACCTGGCTTGATGACCTGGCCCGTTCCCGGGAACTTCCCACGACGGCGATTGACAACAGTCAGGCGATTCGCGTTTTCACCGACGAAGAGCAGTCGAAGATCGACACCGACACGCAGGGGTTTCTGCTGTATCTGGAGCAGGCCGGTGTGGTCACGGCAACATCGCGGGAACTCATCATCGACCGCCTGATGGCGCTGGATGACGAGGAGATCGACCCTGACCTGGTGCGCTGGGTCACGCTGATGGTGTTGTATAACCAGCCCGGGCAGGAAGAAGCTTACGCATGGATGGAAAACCTGCTGTTCGACAGCCCCGTGCATCTGGTGCACTGA
- a CDS encoding LysM peptidoglycan-binding domain-containing protein, protein MRIGKLLGLALGLMITIPVLVAAEAFREDHPERYTVVEGDTLWDISERFLRTPWVWPEIWHANPEIENPHLIYPGDVIRLVYIEGEPRLTVERGLREIRLAPGVREEALPDAIAAIPMEAIRPFLNRSHVVDGEFFNTAPYVVAGEDERVMAARDDRIYVRRLPAENGAGGYTLVRRGVAYRDPDTREVLGYEATYLGEMNVTREGDPGTGRVTTSTREILAGDRLLRMPREPSRTRFVPQAPEIEVDARIIHVMDGVNQIGQFNVVALNIGNDDGIRSGDVLAIYKAGRVVRDPETREQVTLPDERGGELIVFRTFDRVSYGLVMRANRHMNVLDLVRNP, encoded by the coding sequence ATGCGCATTGGGAAGCTGCTGGGTCTCGCCCTGGGATTGATGATCACGATCCCGGTCCTTGTCGCGGCAGAAGCCTTTCGGGAAGACCACCCGGAGCGCTATACGGTGGTAGAGGGGGATACCCTCTGGGACATCTCCGAGCGATTCCTGCGCACACCCTGGGTCTGGCCGGAAATCTGGCATGCCAACCCCGAGATCGAAAACCCCCACCTTATATATCCCGGTGATGTCATCAGGCTGGTGTACATCGAAGGAGAACCACGGCTGACCGTCGAGCGTGGTTTGCGGGAGATCCGCCTGGCACCGGGCGTCCGCGAGGAAGCACTACCCGACGCCATCGCAGCCATTCCCATGGAAGCCATCCGACCGTTCCTCAATCGCAGCCATGTGGTGGACGGTGAGTTCTTCAACACGGCCCCCTACGTGGTTGCCGGTGAAGACGAGCGTGTCATGGCAGCACGGGACGATCGGATCTACGTCCGTCGACTGCCCGCGGAAAATGGCGCTGGCGGCTACACCCTGGTTCGTCGGGGCGTTGCCTACCGGGACCCGGACACGCGTGAAGTGCTGGGCTACGAGGCCACCTACCTGGGCGAGATGAACGTGACGCGGGAAGGGGATCCCGGCACCGGCCGCGTGACCACCAGCACCCGGGAGATTCTTGCCGGCGACCGGTTGCTTCGCATGCCCCGCGAACCCAGCCGCACCCGCTTCGTTCCCCAGGCACCGGAAATCGAGGTCGATGCCCGCATCATTCATGTGATGGATGGGGTCAACCAGATTGGTCAGTTCAATGTGGTGGCGCTCAACATCGGTAATGACGACGGCATCCGCAGTGGAGATGTGCTGGCCATCTACAAGGCGGGGCGTGTGGTTCGTGACCCGGAAACCCGGGAACAGGTCACGTTGCCGGACGAGCGTGGCGGCGAGTTGATCGTGTTCCGCACCTTCGACCGGGTCTCCTATGGTCTGGTTATGCGCGCGAACCGTCACATGAACGTGCTCGACCTGGTTCGCAACCCCTGA
- a CDS encoding DNA topoisomerase I, with product MSKSLVIVESPAKAKTINKYLGDDFQVMASYGHVRDLVPKEGAVDPAHGFAMKYTVIDRNKKHVDAIAKALKQSHALYLATDPDREGEAISWHLFELLRERGLLKEKPVKRVVFHEITKRAINDAIDNARDLSMDLVNAQQARRALDYLVGFNLSPLLWRKIHSGLSAGRVQSPALRMIVEREEEIEAFKPEEYWSIEADLAKEGAAFQGRLTYFQDEKLQQFTVTDEARATTVENALAEAAKAQAQGGVSGDAVGEVVVTKVERKQRRRNPAAPFTTSTLQQEASRKLGFGAQRTMRVAQQLYEGIDVGSGTVGLITYMRTDSVTLAREAVDEMRQVIAKRYGKDKVPDTPHSYKTKAKNAQEAHEAIRPTSAARHPDEVKAHLNDEQQRLYELIWKRAVACQMIHATINTVAVDMECGKGNVFRANGSTIADPGFMAVYLEGVDDAKVDNEDRILPPIEEGDRITLLKIRPEQHFTEPPPRYSEASLVRALEDYGIGRPSTYASIISTLLNREYVTLESRRFQPTSVGRVVNKFLTDHFTRYVDYDFTAQLENELDEVSLGRKEWIPLLEEFWQPFKETVDIKKDISREEVVQARELGIDPDSGKPVQVRVGRFGPFVQIGTKDDEEKPRFAGLRPGQTMDSITLEDALVLFQLPRDLGTTDEDEEIQVNIGRFGPYVRYGKKFVSIRDDDPYTITAERARELIAEKKQADAERIIHDFKDAGIQVLRGRYGPYITDGKKNAKIPKDVEPENLDLDTCKDLIAKAPERKARRKAPAKKKTAKS from the coding sequence ATGAGCAAATCTCTAGTCATTGTCGAATCACCGGCCAAGGCCAAGACCATCAACAAATACCTGGGAGATGACTTCCAGGTGATGGCGTCCTACGGCCATGTGCGGGACCTGGTCCCCAAGGAAGGCGCTGTCGACCCGGCCCACGGGTTCGCCATGAAGTACACCGTGATCGATCGCAACAAGAAACACGTGGATGCGATCGCCAAGGCACTCAAGCAAAGCCACGCCCTCTACCTGGCCACTGACCCGGATCGCGAAGGCGAAGCCATTTCCTGGCATCTGTTCGAATTGCTCCGCGAGCGCGGCCTGCTGAAGGAAAAGCCGGTGAAGCGGGTGGTCTTCCACGAGATCACCAAGCGGGCCATCAACGACGCCATCGACAACGCCCGCGACCTGTCCATGGATCTGGTCAACGCCCAGCAGGCGCGCCGTGCCCTGGACTACCTGGTGGGTTTCAACCTCTCGCCGCTGCTCTGGCGCAAGATCCACAGCGGCCTGTCCGCCGGCCGCGTGCAGTCCCCGGCACTGCGCATGATCGTGGAGCGGGAAGAAGAGATCGAGGCCTTCAAGCCCGAGGAGTACTGGAGCATTGAGGCGGACCTGGCAAAGGAAGGCGCCGCGTTCCAGGGTCGCCTGACCTACTTCCAGGATGAAAAGCTCCAGCAGTTCACGGTGACCGACGAAGCCCGCGCCACCACGGTCGAGAATGCGCTGGCGGAAGCCGCCAAGGCGCAGGCGCAAGGTGGCGTGAGCGGCGATGCCGTCGGCGAAGTGGTGGTGACGAAGGTCGAGCGCAAGCAGCGCCGCCGCAACCCTGCCGCGCCATTCACCACCTCGACTCTGCAGCAGGAAGCCTCCCGCAAGCTCGGCTTCGGTGCCCAGCGCACCATGCGCGTCGCGCAACAGCTCTATGAGGGCATTGACGTCGGCAGCGGCACTGTCGGCTTGATCACCTACATGCGCACCGACTCGGTGACCCTGGCCCGCGAGGCCGTGGACGAGATGCGTCAGGTGATTGCCAAACGCTACGGCAAGGACAAGGTGCCGGACACGCCGCACAGCTACAAGACCAAGGCCAAGAACGCCCAGGAAGCGCACGAGGCAATCCGGCCGACATCGGCGGCCCGCCATCCCGACGAGGTGAAGGCGCACCTGAACGATGAGCAACAGCGGCTGTATGAACTGATCTGGAAACGGGCCGTGGCCTGCCAGATGATTCACGCCACCATCAATACCGTGGCGGTGGACATGGAGTGCGGCAAGGGCAATGTCTTCCGGGCCAACGGATCCACCATTGCCGACCCGGGCTTCATGGCGGTCTACCTGGAGGGCGTGGACGACGCCAAGGTGGACAACGAAGACCGCATTCTGCCGCCCATCGAGGAGGGCGACCGCATCACGCTGCTCAAGATCCGCCCCGAGCAGCACTTCACCGAGCCGCCACCCCGGTATAGCGAAGCCAGCCTGGTGCGTGCTCTCGAGGACTACGGCATCGGCCGGCCATCAACCTACGCGAGCATCATCTCCACGCTGCTCAATCGCGAATACGTGACGCTGGAAAGCCGCCGGTTCCAGCCCACCTCGGTGGGCCGGGTGGTGAACAAGTTCCTCACCGACCACTTCACGCGCTACGTGGATTACGACTTCACCGCGCAGCTCGAGAACGAGCTGGATGAAGTTTCCCTGGGACGCAAGGAATGGATCCCGCTGCTCGAGGAGTTCTGGCAGCCGTTCAAGGAAACGGTGGATATCAAGAAGGATATTTCTCGCGAAGAGGTTGTACAGGCCCGGGAGTTGGGCATTGACCCGGACTCCGGCAAACCGGTACAGGTCCGGGTCGGGCGTTTCGGGCCGTTCGTGCAGATCGGCACCAAGGATGACGAGGAAAAGCCCCGCTTTGCGGGCCTGCGCCCCGGCCAGACCATGGACAGCATCACCCTGGAAGACGCCCTGGTGCTGTTCCAGCTGCCGCGTGATCTTGGCACCACCGACGAGGACGAAGAGATCCAGGTCAATATCGGCCGCTTCGGCCCCTATGTCCGCTACGGCAAGAAGTTCGTGTCCATCCGCGATGATGACCCCTACACCATCACCGCGGAACGCGCCCGGGAGCTGATCGCCGAGAAGAAACAGGCCGATGCCGAGCGCATCATTCACGATTTCAAGGATGCCGGCATTCAGGTCCTGCGCGGTCGCTACGGCCCCTACATCACCGACGGCAAGAAGAACGCCAAGATCCCCAAGGACGTCGAGCCCGAGAACCTGGACCTCGACACCTGCAAGGACCTCATCGCCAAGGCGCCTGAGCGCAAGGCTCGGCGCAAGGCGCCGGCCAAGAAGAAAACTGCGAAGAGCTGA
- the aceE gene encoding pyruvate dehydrogenase (acetyl-transferring), homodimeric type: protein MTEKVEDIDPQETGEWLEALEAVIREEGPERAHYLLESLVERARRRGGHIPFTATTAYLNTIPPHLEAKSPGDHALEWRIRSIIRWNAMAMVLQANKLRAGVGGHIASFASSATLYDVGFNHFWHAPSDSHGGDLVFMQGHSAPGIYARSYLEGRLNEEELRGFRQDVGGTGVTSYPHPWLMPEYWQFPTVSMGLGPIMAIYQARFMRYLHNRGVINADKRKVWAFMGDGEMDEPESLGAIGLAAREKLDNLVFVVNCNLQRLDGPVRGNGKIIQELEGEFRGAGWNVIKVVWGSGWDNLLAKDQTGLLRKRMEECVDGEYQNFKAKGGAYTREHFFGKYPELRDLVANMSDEEIGALSRGGHDPHKVYAAYKAAVEHTGQPTVILAKTVKGYGMGSSGEGQNITHQQKKMALESLKDFRDRFDIPVPDDKLEETPFYKPEEDAPEMQYLRERRKALGGYLPARRRKAEALKAPDLSAFDILLKDLGEREMSTTMAYVRILSILARDKTLAKHVVPIVPDESRTFGMEGLFRQLGIYAPFGQLYTPEDADQLMLYKEDKKGQILQEGINEAGAFSSWIAAGTAYSNHGIAMIPFYAYYSMFGFQRIGDLAWAAGDMQARGFLMGGTAGRTTLNGEGLQHQDGHSLIQAGTIPNCVSYDPTFPYEMAVIIQDGLRRMFEEQEDVFYYITMMNENYSQPALPKGAEEGIRKGMYLFKEGGKGKLKVQLLGSGTIFREVMAAAELLKQDWKVDADLWSCTSFNELRRDGIAVDRWNMLHPDKKAKANWVQQQLKTRKGPAIAATDYMRNYADQIRPYLDDRRYVVLGTDGYGRSDTREQLRRFFEVDRYYVTVAALKALADDGQVPAKTVAEAIKKYEIDPDKPMPWTV from the coding sequence ATGACTGAGAAAGTCGAAGATATCGATCCGCAGGAGACGGGAGAATGGCTTGAAGCGCTCGAAGCCGTCATTCGGGAGGAGGGTCCCGAACGCGCCCACTACCTGCTGGAATCACTGGTGGAGCGCGCGCGGCGTCGGGGTGGCCATATTCCCTTCACCGCCACCACGGCTTACCTCAACACCATTCCACCTCATCTGGAAGCAAAGTCACCCGGCGACCACGCCCTGGAGTGGCGGATTCGATCCATCATCCGCTGGAACGCCATGGCCATGGTGCTACAGGCCAACAAGCTGCGCGCCGGTGTCGGCGGCCACATCGCCAGCTTTGCCTCCAGCGCAACCCTTTACGATGTGGGCTTCAACCACTTCTGGCATGCGCCCAGCGACAGCCACGGCGGCGATCTGGTCTTCATGCAGGGCCATTCCGCCCCTGGCATCTACGCACGCTCCTACCTTGAAGGCCGCCTGAACGAGGAAGAACTGCGCGGCTTCCGGCAGGACGTGGGCGGCACGGGTGTGACCTCCTACCCGCACCCCTGGCTGATGCCGGAGTACTGGCAGTTTCCCACCGTCTCCATGGGCCTGGGACCCATCATGGCCATCTACCAGGCACGCTTCATGCGCTACCTGCACAACCGCGGCGTGATCAATGCCGACAAGCGCAAGGTCTGGGCCTTCATGGGCGACGGCGAAATGGACGAGCCGGAATCCCTGGGCGCCATCGGTCTGGCCGCCCGCGAGAAGCTCGACAACCTCGTCTTCGTAGTCAATTGCAACCTGCAGCGCCTGGACGGCCCGGTGCGGGGCAACGGCAAGATCATCCAGGAACTGGAAGGCGAATTCCGCGGCGCCGGCTGGAACGTGATCAAGGTGGTCTGGGGGTCTGGCTGGGACAACCTGCTGGCCAAGGACCAGACCGGGTTGCTGCGCAAGCGCATGGAAGAATGCGTGGACGGCGAATACCAGAACTTCAAGGCCAAGGGCGGCGCCTACACCCGCGAGCACTTCTTCGGCAAGTATCCGGAGTTGCGCGATCTGGTGGCCAATATGTCAGACGAGGAGATCGGGGCGCTGTCCCGGGGTGGTCACGATCCACACAAGGTTTATGCCGCCTACAAGGCCGCCGTCGAGCATACCGGTCAGCCCACCGTCATCCTGGCCAAGACCGTCAAGGGCTATGGCATGGGCAGCTCCGGCGAAGGGCAGAACATCACCCACCAGCAAAAGAAGATGGCGCTGGAATCCCTCAAGGATTTCCGCGACCGCTTCGACATCCCCGTACCGGATGACAAGCTGGAGGAAACGCCCTTTTACAAACCCGAAGAAGACGCACCGGAGATGCAGTACCTGCGGGAGCGCCGCAAGGCCCTGGGAGGTTACCTGCCGGCCCGTCGACGCAAGGCCGAGGCACTGAAGGCCCCTGACCTCTCCGCCTTTGACATCCTGCTCAAGGATCTCGGCGAGCGGGAAATGTCCACCACCATGGCCTACGTGCGGATTCTCTCCATCTTGGCTCGGGACAAGACCCTGGCCAAGCATGTGGTACCCATCGTGCCGGACGAGTCCCGTACCTTCGGCATGGAGGGGCTGTTCCGGCAGCTGGGTATCTATGCTCCCTTCGGCCAGCTCTACACGCCGGAGGACGCCGATCAGCTGATGCTCTACAAGGAGGACAAGAAGGGGCAGATCCTCCAGGAAGGGATCAACGAAGCCGGCGCGTTTTCCTCCTGGATCGCGGCCGGTACGGCGTACAGCAACCACGGAATTGCCATGATTCCGTTCTACGCCTACTACTCCATGTTCGGCTTCCAGCGGATCGGCGATCTGGCCTGGGCAGCCGGGGACATGCAGGCTCGCGGCTTCCTCATGGGTGGCACCGCCGGGCGCACCACGCTGAACGGGGAAGGCCTGCAGCACCAGGACGGCCATAGCCTCATCCAGGCTGGCACCATCCCCAACTGCGTCTCCTACGATCCCACCTTCCCTTACGAGATGGCGGTGATCATCCAGGACGGCCTGCGGCGGATGTTCGAAGAGCAGGAGGATGTTTTCTACTACATCACGATGATGAACGAAAACTACTCTCAGCCGGCTCTGCCCAAGGGTGCGGAAGAAGGCATCCGCAAGGGTATGTACCTGTTCAAGGAAGGCGGCAAGGGCAAGCTCAAGGTTCAGCTCCTGGGCTCTGGCACGATCTTCCGCGAGGTGATGGCCGCCGCCGAACTGCTGAAGCAGGACTGGAAGGTGGACGCCGACCTGTGGAGCTGCACCTCGTTCAACGAGTTGCGGCGCGACGGTATCGCCGTCGATCGCTGGAACATGCTGCACCCCGACAAGAAGGCCAAGGCCAACTGGGTGCAACAGCAACTCAAGACGCGCAAGGGCCCCGCCATTGCGGCCACCGACTATATGCGCAACTACGCCGACCAGATCCGTCCCTATCTGGATGATCGGCGTTACGTGGTCCTGGGTACCGACGGCTACGGCCGCTCCGACACCCGGGAGCAGTTGCGCCGCTTCTTCGAGGTGGACCGCTACTACGTCACCGTGGCAGCGCTCAAGGCGCTGGCGGACGACGGCCAGGTGCCGGCGAAGACCGTGGCCGAGGCGATCAAGAAGTACGAGATCGACCCGGACAAGCCCATGCCCTGGACGGTTTAA
- a CDS encoding L-threonylcarbamoyladenylate synthase produces the protein MATGLRLLPALQALASGGVVAYPTEAVYGLGCNPLDESAVASVLAIKGRAARKGLILIAADQTQLLPLLRPLPPEWQDRLNATWPGPVTWLLPVADWVPDWLTGGRNTLAARVTDHPIAAALCHAWGGPLVSTSANRSGLPAARTALQVRSRLGQAVDAVVPGPTGNRQQPSEIRDMASGRIIRPGG, from the coding sequence ATGGCCACTGGCTTGCGATTGTTGCCGGCACTGCAGGCCCTGGCCAGCGGCGGGGTGGTGGCCTACCCCACCGAGGCCGTTTACGGTCTGGGCTGCAATCCGCTTGATGAGTCCGCCGTTGCGTCCGTGCTGGCCATCAAGGGCCGCGCGGCCCGCAAGGGGTTGATCCTCATCGCTGCCGATCAGACACAACTCCTGCCGCTGCTCCGCCCCCTGCCGCCGGAATGGCAGGATCGCCTGAATGCCACCTGGCCCGGCCCTGTGACCTGGCTGCTGCCAGTGGCGGATTGGGTTCCCGACTGGCTCACCGGCGGTCGCAACACGCTGGCCGCCCGGGTCACCGATCACCCCATCGCCGCTGCCCTGTGCCATGCCTGGGGCGGCCCACTGGTTTCCACCAGCGCCAATCGCAGCGGCCTGCCCGCAGCCCGGACCGCATTACAGGTCCGTTCTCGCCTCGGTCAGGCGGTGGACGCGGTGGTGCCGGGCCCCACCGGCAACCGCCAGCAGCCATCCGAAATTCGCGACATGGCGAGCGGGCGGATTATCCGACCCGGGGGTTGA